The genomic interval CGGACAGCTTCAGCAGGGAGGCGTCCGTGCGGATGTTGGTGCCCTTGGCCGTGTCGAAACTGATGAAGAAGAGGAGGCCCGCGAGGGCGAAGATGCCCGCGGTGAGCACCCGCACCGGACGCAGACGGCGTCGGCGGGATGTGGGACTGGATTCCGCCCCCGGGAAGTCGGCAGAATTGCTCAACGTACCCTTATCTCCTTCGGCGCCGTGGAAGCACTACGCTAACGGACGCCCGGGGGAGCACTCAGAGTCCCCTTGTACGCTGCCCCGAGCCCGACCCAGACCCTGCGCGGCCACGCAGCGCATCGACAGGAGAGACCCTCGTGCCGAAGTCACGTATCCGCAAGAAGGCCGACTACACGCCGCCGGCGGCGAAGCAGGCGGCCGCGATCAAGCTGACCAACCGCGCCTGGGTCGCGCCGGTGATGCTGGCCCTGTTCCTCATCGGCCTGGCCTGGATCGTCGTCTTCTACGTCACGGACGGCTCGCTGCCCATCGACTCGCTGGGCAACTGGAACATCGTGGTGGGCTTCGGCTTCATCGCCGCCGGGTTCGGCGTCTCCACGCAGTGGAAGTAGCGCCGGACCGGCCTCCGCGCACGGCTCCGGCCGCTCGCTGAGCCTTGCCCTGCCCGGAGGGGTCCACAGCTCTGGGCAGGGTTTTCCCCTGAGTTATCCACAGCCCTTGTCCACATGTGGATAGTCGACCCCATCTGTGGATAACTCCCTTCGGGATTGACGCCGGTGTGACAGAAATATCAACACCGAAAGCCTGTTCGCCTACGGTCTGACCTGTGGAAACAGCGGCCGGTCACCGAACGCGGCACACTTCCCGCACAGTGTGCACAAGATCCGGCACCGTCTGTGGACAAACGCCCGGTCAGGTGAGCTGCGCGGTCCTCATCAGCGTGATCAGCACGACCACGGCCAGCACCAGCGCACAGGTGCCGTACTGCACCAGCGCCCGCCGCTCACGCGGGGCGTGCACCATCGCGTAGCCGATGACGACACCGGCGACCAGCCCCCCGATGTGGGCCTCCCAGGCGATGCCGCTCCAGCTGAAGGTGAGGACGAGGTTGATCGCCAGCAGGGCGATGATCGGCCGCATGTCGTAGCGGAGCCTGCGCATCAGCACGGCGGTCGCGCCGAACAGCCCGAAGACCGCCCCGGACGCGCCGAGCGAGGCCGTGCTCCCCCCGGCCAGCAGATACGTCAGGGCACTGCCCGCCAGACCGGAGATCAGATACAGCGCGAGATAGCGCGCCCGGCCCAGATGCTGTTCCAGCGGTCCGCCGAGCAGCCACAGGCTGAGCATGTTGAAGCCGATGTGCCAGATCTCCTCGTGCGTGAACATCGAGGTCACCAGGCGGTACCACTCGCCGCCCGCCACTCCCTGGGTGGGCACGAACGGCGCCGGCGGCCAGGCGCCGACCAGGTAGAGATCGGCCAGCAGCGACCTCTCGATCGTCACGGCGAGGAACACCGCGAAGTTGATCCCGATGAGGATCTTGGTCACCAGCCGGGGATCCGCGGCGATGCTCCCGCCGGCCAGCGTGCGGGGCATGGAGGCGGACGGCGCGTGGCCGGTGCCCCCGCCGCTGCGGACGCAGTCCGGGCACTGGAACCCGACCGAGGCGTCGACCATGCACTCCGGGCAGATCGGCCGCTCGCACCGGGTGCAGCGGACACCGGTCTCGCGGTCCGGGTGGCGATAACAGCCCGGGACGCGCTGGGCGTCCTGCCGGCTGCCGGCGGCCTGGTCGTCCATGAGATCCCCTAGGTCGTTGGAAAAGCCCCGCCCCGCCCATCCTTACGGATGAGCGGGGCGAATGGTTCCCTTGGAGGCTTTCGCGCCCGGGGAGCGAGGTGCTCAGCCCTCGCGGATCTCGACCGACTCGATGACCACGTCGTTCACCGGACGGTCGGTGCGCGGGTTGGTCTGCGTCGAGGCGATGGTGTCGATGACCTTCTGGCTCGCGGCGTCGGTGACCTCGCCGAAGATCGTGTGCTTGCGGTTCAGCCAGGCCGTCGGGGCGACCGTGATGAAGAACTGCGAGCCGTTGGTGCCCGGACCGGCGTTGGCCATCGCCAGCAGGTAGGGCTTGTCGAAGCGCAGGTCCGGGTGGAACTCGTCGCCGAACTGGTAGCCGGGGCCGCCGGTGCCGTTGCCCAGCGGGTCACCGCCCTGGATCATGAAGCCGCTGATCACCCGGTGGAAGACCGTGCCGTCGTAGAGCTTGTCCGTGGTCTTCTGGCCGGTCCGGGGGTGCGTCCACTCCCGCTCGCCCTTGGCGAGCTCGACGAAGTTCTTGACCGTCTGCGGCGCGTGGTCCGGGAAGAGCTGGACCTGGATGTCGCCGTGATTGGTCTTCAGGGTGGCGTAGAGCTGCGTAGCCACGATGTGCCTTCCGTTGTCTTTCCGTGACTCCCTGATCCTCGCACGGACCGGACGCGTAGTCGCCCGGCCTCCGTCCACAGGACCGTGTCCGGGGCCGTACCGCTTGCGGGAACCGTCAGGAGTCCTTCCGTGCCGGGGGCGCATCGCGCCGATCCGTGGCATCGTCGGCGAGACGCACCCGTTGCACCGTATGCACCCCCTTGCCCTCGATATCGCCGTCGGTCACCGAGGACGGCACCCGTTCGCCCGTCCACGCATGCCGCACGCCGACCCGGCAGGCATGATCCGTAAAAGGGTGGAAAGTCGAAATACCGTACGCCACCGAGGAGGAGGAACTCGTGACCCGCATCGACAGCGTGCGCGCCGCGACCGGTTCGGCGAAGGACAGCGTGCTGCACGCCGCGGAAGTGGTGGCGCCCTACGCCGACACGGCCAAGGTCAGGGCCGCGCACTACGCACAGGAGGCCCGTGTGCGCCTCGCGCCCAAGGTGTCGCAGGCCGCGGAGCAGGCGCGCGTCCAGTACGACGCCCGTGTGCAGCCGTATCTGGAACAGGTCAAGACCCACGTGCCGCCGAAGGTCGACAAGGCCGCCCACCAGGCCGCCGTCCGTACGCGCCTCGCCGCCCGCCAGGCCGCGGAGTACTCCCGGCCGGTGATCGAGCAGGCGATGGCCGCCGCCGGACCCGCCCGGGAGGAGGCCGCGGCCCGGAGCGCGGCCGCGCTCGCCGCCCTGCGGGGCCAGGTCTCGGCCCAGCAGATCCAGAAGCTCGTGCGCAAGCAGCAGCGGCGGGCCAGGGCCGGCCGTGCGGCCAAGGTCGTCCTGATTCTGGGTGCCGTGGCGGGCGGGGCCTATGCCGCCTGGAAGTGGTGGGACAAGCAGGCCAACCCGGACTGGCTGGTGGAACCGCCGGCCGCGACGGACGTGTCCGGCTCGACCGCCCTGACCTCCGTGGACGGCAGCGACGTGGGCGCCCTGGACCCCGAGGTCGAGGCCAAGGAGGCCGAGGAGGACGCCGCCAAGCGCGACGAGAGCTGACGGCAGGGCCTTGGCCGTCAGCACGAGGAACGGAGCGAACGGAGCGGCGGGACAGAGGACTTGATCCTCTGTCCCGCCGCTCCGTTTCACGTGAGACAAACCCCCCGCACCGCGTTTCCGCAGGTGGAGGGGGTTATCTGTGGAGCCTAGGGGAGTCGAACCCCTGACATCTGCCATGCAAAGACAGCGCTCTACCAACTGAGCTAAGGCCCCGGGAGGGTAGCGTCCACCAGGACAAACACATCCCGGCAGGCGTCCGGGACCAGAGTACCGGGTCCCCCCGGGGATTCCGCAAAAAGATTGGGGGTCCCCGTGACCAACCACTCTCCGTAAGATGCTCGGCGTGGTTCGCTCCAGCGAATCCACGGTTCATGGGGAAGCGATGGGGAGACGCAATGGACGCCGCACAGCAGGAAGCCACCGCCAGAGCGCGGGAACTGCAGCGGAACTGGTACGGGGAGCCGCTGGGGGCGCTCTTCCGTAGGCTCATAGACGACCTGGGCCTCAACCAGGCCCGTCTGGCGGGGGTGCTCGGGCTGTCCGCACCGATGCTGTCGCAGCTCATGAGCGGCCAGCGGGCGAAGATCGGCAACCCGGCGGTGGTCCAGCGCGTGCAACTGCTGCAGGACCTGGCGGGGCAGGTCGCGGACGGCAGCGTCAGCGCGGCCGAGGCGACGGAGCGCATGGAGGAGATCAAGAAGTCCCAGGGGGGCTCCGTCCTCACCAACACCACGCAGACCACGAGCAGTTCAGGCGCTCCCACGGTCAAGCGCGTGGTCCGTGAGATCCAGTCCCTGCTGCGCTCGGTGGCGGCCGCCGGCGACATCCTCGACGCCGCGGACTCGCTCGCGCCCACCCACCCGGAGCTGGCGGAGTTCCTCCGGGTCTACGGGGCCGGCCGCACGGCCGACGCGGTCACGCACTACCAGGCACACCAGAGCTGATGCACCGCCCGGCGGCCGAAGGGGGTTCGGCCGCCGGTGACACGCGGGAGCCGGGGGGACACCGGGGCACAGGGGGAGTCGCATCGCTCGTCGTGGGGGAGAGACAAGGGGGACGTCTCAGGGGGAGGAGCGACGGACAGCCATGGGTGAGGTCTTCGCCGGCCGGTACGAGCTGGTCGACCCGATCGGACGCGGGGGTGTGGGCGCGGTCTGGCGCGCCTGGGACCACCGCCGTCGCCGTTATGTGGCGGCGAAGGTGCTGCTGCAGAGCGACGCCCATTCGCTGCTGCGTTTCGTGCGCGAGCAGGCGCTGCGGATCGACCACCCGCACGTCCTCGCCCCCACCAGCTGGGCCGCCGACGACGACAAGGTCCTGTTCACCATGGACCTGGTCACCGGCGGTTCCCTGGTGCACCTGGTCGGCGACTACGGTCCACTGCCGCCCGCGTTCGTCTGCACCCTGCTCGACCAGCTCCTCTCGGGGCTCGCGGCGGTGCACGCGGAGGACGTGGTGCACCGCGACATCAAGCCCGCCAATGTGCTGCTGGAAGCCACCGGCAGGGGCAGGCCGAAGCTGCGGCTGTCGGACTTCGGCATCGCCATGCGGCTGGGCGAACCCCGGCTGACCGAGACCGACCTGGTCGTCGGCACCCCGGGGTATCTGGCCCCGGAGCAGATGATGGGCGCCGAACCGGACTTCCCCGCCGACCTGTTCGCCGTGGGCCTGGTCGCCCTGTATCTGCTCGAGGGCGCGAAACCGGACGCCAAGGCCCTCATCCAGTACTTCGCCGACCACGGGACGCCGGGTGCGCCCCGGGGCATCCCCGAGCCGCTGTGGCAGGTCGTGGCCACCCTGCTGCAGCCCGATCCCGAGGCGCGCTTCCGCACGGCCACGGGGGCGCGCAAGGCGCTCGCGACAGCGGCGGAGCTGCTGCCGGAGCCCGGCCCCGACGACGAGCTGATCGAGATCTTCGACCAAGTGGGGCCGCTCCCGCCCGGGTTCACCGAGGACGGGCCGGAGAAGAGAGCGTCCCGACTTCACCCGGGACCGGAAGGGACAGGGGGCGGGTCGCAGAGGACGGGGCAGAGCCTCGGAAGCAGCGGGACGCCCCCGCGCGCGGCCGGGAGGACGACGGGCACCGGAGCCGGAGCGGCGGCCGGCCCTGGAGGAGACGGCTCGCCCGAGCCCCGGCCGGCGTGGAGCACCCCTCCCCCCGGCCCACTCTCCGGTCCACGGAGCACCACCGGCTCCCCCACGACGCCACCGGACGCCGCCCCGCAGCCCGGCTCCCCCTCGGACACCGGAAGCTTCCCCCTCCCGCCGCCCCGGGCAGCCGCTCCCGCCTCCCCCGCTTTCCCCCCGCCGCAGCCGCCCCCCGTCCCCGCCCCCCGCTCCCCCGAGCACCCCCCTCAGCCCCCGCAGTACGTGCCGGGCCCCCCGTACGGCCACCAGCAGCGGGCGCCCGAGGTCTCCCCCTACGAACCGACCCATCCGCTGCGCTCCCCCCTGCCACGACCGGCCGTGCGTCCCGATGCCTCCACTGCTGAATACACCGCCCGGCCGTCGCGGGTTCCGCCTCCGGACACGGTGACCGCGCAGCACGCGCCGGGCCCCCGCTCCCACCGCCGGCGCACCGCCCGACGGCCCGGCCCTCCGGCGCGGGTGGCCGTGCCCGTCCTGCTGCTGGCGCTGGCCTGCTACGCCGTGGGCTTCTGGGCGCTCACCCGGATCTGACCGTCGCCGAGCGCACCAGCGGCGACGACGTCACCGGATCAGCCGGGGGAGACCGCGGCCCGCCGCCGAGCCACCACCGTCCACACCCCGAGCCCCACCACCAGGGCGCTCCCGGTGCCGATGCCGCCCGCCGCGAGCACCCGGTACAGGGTCTCGTCGCCCGCCGTGCCGCTCCCGCCCGAGGCCGCCCCGCCTCCGCCGCCGGTGACCGAGAAGACGTCCGGCGGCACGGGCCCGCCCGCGTAGTCCGGCCCGTCCTGCGCCGCCCCGCCCAGCCGGACGCGCAGCGTCAGCGGCACCGGCCCGTCACCGAAGTCCTCCGCGACCTCCGGCGAGAGGTGGGCGACGAGGTAGTAGGCGCCGGCGAACCGCACCGCCGAGACCAGCTGCCCGGAGGCGTGCCGGTTCTCGTACGCGACCGGCGGCAGGGGCTTGAGCGCCTTGGACCTCTGGCCGCCGTCGTAGCCGACGGACAGGTCCTCGACGTGGCCCCGCACCGGGTTGTAGAGGTCCAGGGAGAGCGCGGAGGCCTTGTAGCCGGGAGTGTCCGTGCCCGAGCTGCCCAGCTCGGCGGTGACGTGGAGCTGCCGGCCCCAGTCGACGGCCACCTGGTAGAAGAGTGTCTGGCCCGGCCGTATGTCGTCCCGCCACACACCCGCGTCGAGCGGGGCGGCCTGCGCGAACCCCGCGCCGCCCGGGCGGCGGCGGGCGGTTCCCTGGACGGGGGCGGGCGTGGCCGAGTCCCACGCCTCGGGCGCGGTCGTGCGGTCCGCCGACTCCGCCCCGGGCTCCGACACCGTGCTGAGCTCCAGCTCCCAGGGGTCGGGGGAGGCGCCGCGCGCGTCGGGTGCGGCGCGCTCGACGGTCACGTAGTAGGTGCCGGCCCGGGCGCAGAGGCTTCTCCTGGGGGAGATCTCCCGCATGGCCCACGCGGCGACCGGGTGGGGGCTGCCCGGCGCGCCGAAGGTCGACGTGTCCACGTCGCAGGAGCGGCCGTCGGCGTCCTCCACCGTCACCTTGACGCCGTCGGCGACGGAGACGCCGGAACCGGGCGGCGGGACAGCCGTGGCGGAGGCGTGGACGGTGCTGGTGTCGTCCAGCTCCAGGCGGTAGTACACCTTGCCGTCGGACGGGAGCGTGCTGCGATAGGTCCGGCCGGGCTCCAGCTCCGCGGCGTCGGCGGTGCTCCCGGCGCCCTCGATCCGGCGCGCGTCCTCGGCGAAGGCGTAGGCGGGGACGCGGGCGGTGTCCTGGCCGGCGGCGTGGGCCTGTTGTCCCGTCAGGACGGTCCCCAGTCCGAGCGCGGCCACCAGCACCGGACGTCCCGCGACGACGTACCAGCGGCTCCGCCCCGCCGTCCTCCGCGCCGTGCCCTGCCGTCCCCTCACGCGCCCCCCTCGTCGCCGCCGGGCCTCGCACCGTGCCGCCGCCCATCCTGCACCGGGGACGAGGCCGGGCCACAAGGTCCCGGCCGCACAAAACCCCGACCGCACAGGCGGCCGGGGTCTGTTCAGCGTCGTATGTCGGTACTCACGAACCCGTGGGCACGGAGTCAGTCGCCTCCGTCCACAGATCCTGCTCGGCGCGATCCGCCTGGATCTGGCGGTACACGAGGAGCCCGCCGATGGCGGCCAGTGCGACCAGGAGAAGCTTCTTCACCGCGCGACCTCGTCTTTCCTTGACGTAGGGGACCTCTGGCGCCCGACTATACACACCGGTCGATATCGATCGGTGACCTGCGTCGCCGTCTCCAACTGCCGCCGGAGGCAACTGGATCGACGCGGCACGGGCGGTCCGGTCGGAGCGTGACCGCACCCGCACGCACGGTGTTTTCGCTCCGTTTCCTCCCGTATCCAGGGATTTTCTTCCTTCATGCGCCCATCCGAGTGGTGTTCATCTGAACATCCGCGCGGCACGGGCGTCGGTCCACCACTTCGAGGCCCTCATACACATCATGAGGAAAGTACGCAAATCGCCCGACCCGAAAGTGAGGGGCCATGGCCAGGAGCAAGGTCATGAAGCTGTGGA from Streptomyces sp. DH-12 carries:
- a CDS encoding DUF5324 family protein gives rise to the protein MTRIDSVRAATGSAKDSVLHAAEVVAPYADTAKVRAAHYAQEARVRLAPKVSQAAEQARVQYDARVQPYLEQVKTHVPPKVDKAAHQAAVRTRLAARQAAEYSRPVIEQAMAAAGPAREEAAARSAAALAALRGQVSAQQIQKLVRKQQRRARAGRAAKVVLILGAVAGGAYAAWKWWDKQANPDWLVEPPAATDVSGSTALTSVDGSDVGALDPEVEAKEAEEDAAKRDES
- a CDS encoding DLW-39 family protein gives rise to the protein MKKLLLVALAAIGGLLVYRQIQADRAEQDLWTEATDSVPTGS
- the crgA gene encoding cell division protein CrgA, yielding MPKSRIRKKADYTPPAAKQAAAIKLTNRAWVAPVMLALFLIGLAWIVVFYVTDGSLPIDSLGNWNIVVGFGFIAAGFGVSTQWK
- a CDS encoding DNA-binding protein, giving the protein MDAAQQEATARARELQRNWYGEPLGALFRRLIDDLGLNQARLAGVLGLSAPMLSQLMSGQRAKIGNPAVVQRVQLLQDLAGQVADGSVSAAEATERMEEIKKSQGGSVLTNTTQTTSSSGAPTVKRVVREIQSLLRSVAAAGDILDAADSLAPTHPELAEFLRVYGAGRTADAVTHYQAHQS
- a CDS encoding serine/threonine-protein kinase; the protein is MGEVFAGRYELVDPIGRGGVGAVWRAWDHRRRRYVAAKVLLQSDAHSLLRFVREQALRIDHPHVLAPTSWAADDDKVLFTMDLVTGGSLVHLVGDYGPLPPAFVCTLLDQLLSGLAAVHAEDVVHRDIKPANVLLEATGRGRPKLRLSDFGIAMRLGEPRLTETDLVVGTPGYLAPEQMMGAEPDFPADLFAVGLVALYLLEGAKPDAKALIQYFADHGTPGAPRGIPEPLWQVVATLLQPDPEARFRTATGARKALATAAELLPEPGPDDELIEIFDQVGPLPPGFTEDGPEKRASRLHPGPEGTGGGSQRTGQSLGSSGTPPRAAGRTTGTGAGAAAGPGGDGSPEPRPAWSTPPPGPLSGPRSTTGSPTTPPDAAPQPGSPSDTGSFPLPPPRAAAPASPAFPPPQPPPVPAPRSPEHPPQPPQYVPGPPYGHQQRAPEVSPYEPTHPLRSPLPRPAVRPDASTAEYTARPSRVPPPDTVTAQHAPGPRSHRRRTARRPGPPARVAVPVLLLALACYAVGFWALTRI
- a CDS encoding rhomboid family intramembrane serine protease, yielding MDDQAAGSRQDAQRVPGCYRHPDRETGVRCTRCERPICPECMVDASVGFQCPDCVRSGGGTGHAPSASMPRTLAGGSIAADPRLVTKILIGINFAVFLAVTIERSLLADLYLVGAWPPAPFVPTQGVAGGEWYRLVTSMFTHEEIWHIGFNMLSLWLLGGPLEQHLGRARYLALYLISGLAGSALTYLLAGGSTASLGASGAVFGLFGATAVLMRRLRYDMRPIIALLAINLVLTFSWSGIAWEAHIGGLVAGVVIGYAMVHAPRERRALVQYGTCALVLAVVVLITLMRTAQLT
- a CDS encoding peptidylprolyl isomerase, whose product is MATQLYATLKTNHGDIQVQLFPDHAPQTVKNFVELAKGEREWTHPRTGQKTTDKLYDGTVFHRVISGFMIQGGDPLGNGTGGPGYQFGDEFHPDLRFDKPYLLAMANAGPGTNGSQFFITVAPTAWLNRKHTIFGEVTDAASQKVIDTIASTQTNPRTDRPVNDVVIESVEIREG